Proteins encoded within one genomic window of Pseudomonas cannabina:
- a CDS encoding acyloxyacyl hydrolase gives MKRLFCLAVLSALMAGQASLAQADGVEFSVGQTGESTMTYRLGVQFDWDKTWLQSDIGRLTGYWDGAYTYWDGKDYKDNHSLSFSPVLVYEFGNSSVKPYVEAGIGVSVFSNTQVEDRKFGSSFNFEDRIGFGLRFAGGHEVGIRATHYSNAGIKQPNDGIESYALHYKMPF, from the coding sequence ATGAAGAGACTCTTTTGCCTGGCCGTGCTCTCGGCCCTCATGGCAGGCCAGGCTTCACTGGCGCAGGCCGACGGCGTTGAATTTTCTGTCGGTCAGACCGGCGAGTCCACCATGACGTATCGTCTGGGTGTGCAGTTCGACTGGGATAAAACCTGGCTGCAAAGCGACATCGGCCGTCTGACCGGTTACTGGGACGGCGCTTATACGTACTGGGATGGTAAGGACTACAAGGACAACCACAGCCTGTCGTTCTCCCCGGTTCTGGTGTACGAATTCGGTAACAGCAGCGTCAAGCCTTACGTTGAAGCCGGTATCGGTGTTTCCGTGTTCTCCAACACTCAGGTTGAAGATCGCAAGTTCGGCTCGTCTTTCAACTTCGAAGACCGCATCGGTTTCGGCCTGCGCTTCGCGGGTGGACATGAAGTCGGCATTCGCGCCACTCACTACTCCAACGCCGGCATCAAGCAACCGAACGACGGTATCGAAAGCTACGCCCTGCATTACAAGATGCCGTTCTGA
- a CDS encoding YkgJ family cysteine cluster protein: MDATLIPLAEIHSETEVTCSTCAACCCQLEVMLITDTGVPERYIDNDEWGGEVMLRLDDGWCAALDRNTMMCTIYEKRPLICREFEAGAEDCLNERKGIATAYL; this comes from the coding sequence CTGGACGCCACACTTATTCCGCTCGCCGAGATTCACAGCGAAACGGAAGTCACCTGCTCGACCTGCGCAGCCTGCTGCTGCCAACTGGAAGTGATGCTCATCACCGACACGGGCGTGCCTGAGCGCTATATCGATAACGACGAGTGGGGTGGCGAAGTGATGCTGCGGCTGGATGACGGCTGGTGCGCGGCGCTGGATCGTAACACCATGATGTGCACGATCTACGAGAAACGGCCGTTGATCTGTCGTGAGTTCGAGGCCGGTGCGGAAGATTGCCTGAATGAACGCAAAGGAATTGCGACGGCTTATCTTTGA
- a CDS encoding DUF2878 domain-containing protein — translation MLKSVANALLFQIGWFACVLGGNSYWLLIAVAVLVIHFLWISSWAAEGRLVITVTLVGVVLDSVLMTLGVFDFGISGYVLPLWLALLWAVMATTLNHCLAWTARPLWRAAVLGAIGGPMSYYAGSQLAQVHLPLGVWPSMLLLGLVWAGVFPLLQWLARRTSRPSA, via the coding sequence ATGCTTAAATCTGTCGCCAACGCGCTGCTGTTTCAGATCGGCTGGTTCGCCTGCGTACTGGGCGGTAACAGCTATTGGCTGTTGATCGCCGTGGCCGTGCTGGTCATACACTTTTTGTGGATCAGTTCGTGGGCCGCTGAAGGCAGACTGGTGATCACCGTCACGCTGGTCGGCGTCGTGCTCGACAGCGTGCTGATGACGCTGGGCGTTTTCGACTTCGGCATCAGCGGCTATGTGCTGCCGCTATGGCTGGCGTTGTTGTGGGCGGTGATGGCGACCACACTCAATCACTGCCTGGCCTGGACCGCCAGACCGTTATGGCGTGCAGCCGTTCTTGGCGCTATCGGCGGCCCGATGTCGTACTATGCCGGCTCGCAACTGGCGCAGGTTCACCTTCCACTTGGAGTGTGGCCGAGCATGTTGCTGCTGGGGCTGGTCTGGGCAGGTGTTTTTCCCCTGTTGCAATGGCTGGCCCGCCGCACATCGCGCCCTTCAGCCTGA
- a CDS encoding SAM-dependent methyltransferase: protein MKSSSSSFSANLGTNGLTADILRRGVLRQLAGLRNGQLVVVERGERHVFGKSGALIQAEVHILDSAAWGMIASSGSIGAGEAFIHGYWTTPDLTAVVRVFVSNLDVLDAMEGGVARLTRPLIHGLHWLNRNTRKGSQKNIAAHYDLGNTLFEQFLDPTMMYSAAQFLDENDTLEQAQLNKLERICQKLALKPEDHLLEIGTGWGSMAIYAAQHYGCQVTTTTLSKEQFAYTRQRLIDLGLQDRVTLLLTDYRDLTSEYDKLVSIEMIEAVGHRFLPTYFKQCAHLLKSNGMMLLQAITIREQRYTQAKRNVDFIQRYIFPGGALPSVAKMLDIVGNDTDMNLLHMEDFGLHYARTLRLWYDNFRNAHGKLTELGYDEYFLRLWEFYLCYCEGGFLERTIGTAQLLLAKPDALREPLLGRFNA from the coding sequence ATGAAAAGCAGTAGCAGTAGTTTTTCTGCCAATCTGGGGACCAATGGTCTGACTGCAGACATCCTGCGCCGCGGCGTTTTGCGGCAGTTGGCAGGTCTGCGCAATGGTCAGTTGGTGGTCGTCGAAAGAGGCGAACGCCATGTGTTCGGCAAGAGCGGCGCGCTGATTCAGGCGGAGGTGCACATTCTGGATTCGGCGGCCTGGGGCATGATCGCCAGCAGCGGTTCCATCGGCGCGGGTGAGGCGTTCATCCATGGTTACTGGACCACGCCTGACCTGACAGCGGTGGTGCGAGTGTTTGTCAGCAATCTGGATGTGCTTGATGCCATGGAAGGCGGCGTGGCGCGCCTGACCCGGCCGTTGATTCATGGCCTGCACTGGCTCAACCGCAACACCCGCAAGGGCTCGCAGAAAAACATTGCGGCCCACTATGACCTGGGCAATACGCTGTTCGAACAGTTTCTCGACCCGACCATGATGTACTCGGCTGCCCAGTTTCTCGATGAAAACGACACGCTGGAACAGGCGCAACTGAACAAGCTGGAACGGATCTGCCAGAAGCTGGCGTTGAAACCCGAGGATCACCTGCTGGAAATCGGCACCGGCTGGGGCAGCATGGCCATCTATGCTGCGCAGCATTACGGCTGCCAGGTGACCACGACCACCCTGTCCAAAGAGCAATTCGCTTACACCAGGCAACGGCTCATCGACCTCGGCCTGCAGGACCGCGTGACCTTGCTGCTGACGGACTACCGGGACCTGACCAGTGAATACGACAAGCTGGTGTCCATCGAAATGATCGAGGCGGTGGGCCATCGTTTTCTGCCGACGTATTTCAAGCAATGTGCTCATTTACTGAAGAGCAACGGCATGATGCTGCTGCAGGCGATCACCATTCGCGAGCAGCGCTATACCCAGGCCAAGCGCAATGTGGATTTCATCCAGCGTTATATTTTCCCGGGTGGCGCCCTGCCCTCGGTGGCGAAAATGCTCGACATCGTCGGCAATGACACGGATATGAATCTGCTGCACATGGAAGACTTCGGCCTGCATTACGCCCGCACACTGCGCTTGTGGTACGACAATTTCAGGAACGCCCACGGCAAGCTGACTGAACTTGGCTACGACGAGTATTTCTTGCGGCTCTGGGAGTTTTACCTGTGCTACTGCGAAGGTGGCTTTCTGGAGCGAACCATCGGCACCGCGCAACTGTTGCTGGCCAAGCCGGACGCTTTGCGCGAACCACTGCTCGGGCGCTTCAATGCTTAA